In the genome of Lathyrus oleraceus cultivar Zhongwan6 chromosome 4, CAAS_Psat_ZW6_1.0, whole genome shotgun sequence, the window tttcacataaaGCAAGAATGAATTTATTATCCACCGACTAAGACATAATTTTGCTTATATGTCAAAAACCGGTGAGTTCAACATAAGGTTaaatcatcgggtccatgtggacatattcgtggacccgagtaccgaaccttgaaacatcctataaaagaaagaacaaaaaactttactaagttgatatgttattaaaaggtactctattaaaacaaataacaaaacaataaaacgcttacataagttgttatgtttgcaactgttcctctgtgcaattcgcccattgtgaggataaaCATCTTGTCGGAGATGAAAGCGGTTGGTGCAGATGAAAGAGGTTGATGCAAATGAAAGATTTGATATTGTAGAAGAAGTACCAGttccctcttcagttgatcgaacgtagtgatgttctAGAAGAGTAtcaacatctgaggtttgtctctcgcataaatcacctttccgtatcggcgacgaacaccaaacatgattgcaAAATGATaaaatgagatgtggaaaaatgattcacacaacacatctatttataacaaaaaaaaatgcattttacactgaggtgtcaaCCCAATTGACGTCTCCTTTGTAAAAATACACATAGGCGTCAAATGGATTGGCTGCACCATGTTCCCTAGacaatccaattggcgcctccactCTATTTTTAAGATGAGTCGTCAATTGGATTGAcgtctcctcctaaaagtggggtatttggagattttttttgaaatcagaaTTATTTTGAGAAATTTCTTTAAAAATTGaattattttgattaaaaaaatcaACTAAACACCACAAATTCAACCATTTAACTTATTCACCGCTAATCATCAGCTAACTTACAAGCTAAGCTATAAATTCATCACTATAAGACTATAAGTTATTAAGTTCATTCATTTTTTCCCGAACTAAGAGACCTATAAGTTATTCATCATCTTAATGaattgatgttgaatttgattgattaattttattttaatctttAACTTTGAAAAAAAAACCTTAATCAAGTTAGTATCCGTTTGTTTTTATGATACAAATCTGCAAGGCCCAATATCTACAATTGGACCCAATGACAGTGGGCCTCAGTTCACTAGGGGGAAAAGAGTTAGAAAAGAGCCCAAATGGTTGGAAGAATACTCTAGGAAATGAATTGATGACAGCTCATGAAGTTAGCTAGGAATATTCTAGAGAATTGTAGCTCATAGTACTATCCTTAGCTATAACCACCTTGCCTTATcctcttattttgtttttttcTAAATTAAAGGATCTGTGTACACCTGTAGCAAGATCCACTATTGTAGAAAATCAAGGCTCTTTAAATAGCCATCTTGAATGAAATGAAAAGGCAATAAATTATAACCTTACAAAATTATTCTTTTTTTCCCTCTGGAGTTTTGTTATACTCAAAATAACAACTTTAATTGATACCTAGGACCTTATCATTGGTGCTTTCATTCTGTCACTATGCCCCCTCGACAAGAACGCCCAGCTGATGACATCTCTGTCCAGCTGCGAGAAATGCAGCAGAGCATTGATTCTGTCACCAACCAACAAGAACAATTCCAAACTTTTCTCACCACACAACTGCCTCTCCTCATAAAAGAACATGTGGCTTCCTCTTCCCCTCAAAACAACACTTTCGCTTCCCCGTCCACACCGCCGCCACCACTTATGAAAACTCCGAAAATACACCTTTCATCTTTTGATGGAACAAATCCCTTGGAGTGGATCTTTCAAGCTGAGAGCTATTTTCTTCTCACCGCAACTTCCCCAGCCCAACGCCTCATTATCATTCCCTTTTTCCTCCAAGGCCCTGCTTTAGTGTGGTTCAAATGGCTACACTCCAACAACTTGCTCACAACCTGGGATGCTTTTATTATAGCTCTCGAAACACGTTTCGGACCGTCGTCATATGATAACCACGAAGCAGCACTTTACAAACTCAAACAAACAGGTTCTGTTCTGGATTTTCAACAACACTTTGAACTAGTGTCTAACAAAGTTACTGGCCTTTCCCCTACCTCCTTGTTAAACTGTTTTTTATCTGGGCTAAAACCGGAAATAGCAAGAGAGCTATCAATCTTGAAACCCACAACCTTGTACCACGCCATAGACCTTGCCAAACTAGTTGAAGCCAAAATTAATGACTCTAAACTTCACTTCACTAAACAACCCAGAAACAATACCAGCATGACTACCCAAAACCTTCCCTCCATTCTAGGTGCACCTATCAACCTGACACCTCTACCTCACCCTGTGAAACGCTTAACAGTTGCTGAACAGCAGGAAAGGAGATCTAAAGGACTCTGTTTTAACTGTGATGAACGATTTCATCCTGGCCATCGCTGCACAAAAAAACAGTTCTTATTACTTCTATCAGATGACACAACAAACACAAATGGTGAAACCGAAACTAATATAGAACAAGAAAACCACACAGTAAACTCACCCTCCTTGTCGAATGACACTGAATCACCAACTGGTGAGCACTTTCATCTTTCCCCAGCTGCCTTAAGAGGGCCACCATCTCCGAAAACATTACGACTTAAAGGCCATATTCAACAGATGGAAGTAACAGTTTTAATTGATTCAGGAAGCTCCCACAATATATTACAACCCAGAATAGCAGAGTTTTTAGAGTTACCTGTTAATGTGATACCACCATTTTCTGTGATCGTCGGTAACGGTCAATCCATCACTTGCGAAGGTGCTTGTGCGGAAGTACCTGTCATTTTGGCCAACCAAACATTTCGTATTCCTTGCTACATACTGCCGGTTCATGGTGCAGATTTGGTCCTAGGTGTTCAATGGCTCCAGACATTGGGAACTTTTCTTTCAAACTATTCCATTCCCTCTATCCAATTCACCCACAACGGCCAACCGATCACGCTGACAAGTATGATTTCTAACTCtccttcttcttcctctttttcTCAGTTTTGCCGATTCTTGTTTACTGATGCAATTCATTCTATCCACACCATGACCATGACCACCCTTGAAACACCCAACACAAAGAATAACACCCCAAACTTCACTACCTCAAACTCAGATATTTCCAAACTCCTAAACACATATGCTACTGTTTTTTCTACTCCACAAAACCTACCCCCACACCGCCCTCAAAATCACCATATACATCTCAATCCAAACTCACAACCCATTAATATCAAACCTTACCGCTACCCACAATACCAAAAAACCATTATGACTAACATGATACAAGAAATGCTCAACACGGGAATCATAAAACCGAGCACTAGCCCTTTTTCCTCACCCGTGCTTCTTGTTAAAAAAAAAGACGGGAGTTGGCGTTTCTGCGTCGACTACCGTGCCTTAAACTCCATCACAGTCAAAGATCGGTTTCCTATACCAACAATAGATGAATTGTTGGACGAGCTTCATGGTACCACAGTTTTTTCTAAACTTGATCTAAGATCTGGATATCATCAAATATTGGTTGCATCAGAGGATACTTTCAAAACAGCGTTCCGCACTATTGATGGCCACTTCGAGTTCCTTGTTATGCCATTTGGTTTATCCAATGCACCGACAACTTTTCAGTCCACTATGAACACCATCTTCAACaaatttcttcacaaatttgtGCTTATCTTCTTCGACGACATCTTAATTTACAGCCGCAATTGGGAAACACACCTGGAACATTTAACTCAAGTCTTAGCCATTTAGTATCCGTTTGTTTTTACGTTAAACGTACCGTCAATATGAAGCCCCTAATAATAACTTCAAGATAACCAATTTAAACGAGATATTTTATGTTCTACAACATAACCATACATTCTATTAGTAAGTAGTTTGAATTGAATCATCAAATTATTGATTTGATTCTTACATctttaactattttaattatcAAATGTTTGACACGCTTTTATGATATCAAAATTTAATTATCAAATGTTTGACACGCTTTTACAATATCAAATATGACCatataaaaattgaaaaaaaatacATTTAATTTCAAATTGATTAAGGACTTAAAAAAAACATAATGATGAAATCCACTATTATTAATGTTTTTCCAATTCTAATGTACTCAAAATACATATTAACATGTACTATATACTAAATTTTTATTTCTTAAAATGAGAAATTGTTATCAAAAGTTTCTTTgataaaattatttaattttaaataacAACTATTAATGGTTACAAAAGTACTCTCTATTCTTTTAAAAgtgttgttttttattttttttatatattaaaaaatttaattattattattatttttaaaataataattttttttatttatatccttaattatttattatattaattatGTAAAAGTAAAGTTTGAAGTATACTAAATGATAATTTAAaaaagaataattttttttagaaGAACTTTTAGAAAACAATGTAGAGAGTACTATTAGTAATTATAAATGCCAATACGCCATGAATCTTCCCAACATACTAATTTTTAACTTTTCAAAAAGATGATATATTTATTAAAGATTTCAATTTTCAAAAAAGGTACAGCAACATGTTACTGAAAATACTGCTGAAAACATACTAAAGTCTATAAGCTAGTAAGCAATCCATTAATAGACAAAATCTTGCTAATAAAAGTATGCACAGTTGGTACAAAAATATCAGTCTCTCCACCTACAgaatatttaaaataattaatgCAGAATGGAAAAACAACCAAACTTTGAATCATAAACCCCACCATATAATAAGCCCAACACCTCATCAGTTACATAACTTTTGCTTTCTTGTTTTCTCATTCTCATTCATTCTCTTCTCCATCACTTTATCCCATACCAAAACCAGTGTTGTAGAATATGAACACAAACTCCACCGACACAAATTTAATCAACATTTACAACTACTCGGAGAATCTTATCCCGATGCTCACTCCGTCGTACAACACTCTCTTCTTAGGAGATAACCGCCGTCAAAAAATTGCCGACATGCTATCAAACAGCAACAGCAACGTTGTTTCGTACCCAAGAGACTGGACAAATAACTATCATTTCGCTCACCACCAAAACACCGACATCGACAATCTTATTTCTCAACAGGTAATTTCATTATCACAACCTCGGAAAAAGTATTATTTCTATTTAATTATAAATTCAAAAACTAATCTGTGTGTTTGTTTAGATGGAAAAGGTTAGAATGGTACTggaagaaaagagaaagagagaaacaATGATGATAGTTGAAGCAATAGAGATTGAAATGATGCAGAAAATGAAAGCCAAAGAACAAGAGATTGAAAAAGTCAAAAGAATGAACACGATCCTTGAAGAAAGAGTTAAAACACTTATAATGGAGAATCAAATATGGCAAGAGCTAGCCCAAAACAACGAAGCCACAGCTAATGCTCTCCGGAACAATCTGGAACAAATACTTAGAGAGATGAAGAACGATACTGTAGCGGAGGAAGAGGATGCAGAGTCGTGTTGCGAAAATGAGTGGCGCACGGTAGTGTTGTGTGCGCAGGATAAGGAAGATGGAGAATGTGGTAGTAGTTGTTGTTGTGAAAAGAAGAGATGGTGTAAGAATTGTGGAGAAAGAGAATCGTGCGTGCTGATCTTGCCTTGCAGACATCTCTGTCTGTGTACTATGTGTGGGGTTACGCTCCATACTTGTCCTATCTGTCAATCTTTCAAAACCACTACTCTTAATGTTAATTTGTGTTAATTATCCACCCACGTCAATTAGGAGATGCTAATTTCTTTGTTAAATACTTCTAGTTTCTGATATAAAAATGTGAAGAATTCTCACCATAAACACCACAATGAAAGGAATCTGCGAATTTTGGAATGGCTTTTTGTAAATCTTTTGCAGGATTGTATTATGTATCCGCCTCGACCTTTGTGATTTTTGATATGTACATGTCTATGCAACATTCATTGGGATTATTTTGGTGTGAATTAACTATCATttatattttaatataaaaaatagGTATAAAAATATTTATACTATAACTCATCACCATGTTTGTATTAATTTAtaagtttttaaaataaaagtaaaaattATTTCAATAAAACTCTGGTGGGGGACATATATATAGATCATTGATTAAACCCTTCAAATTATCACATTTATTGGGAAATCACCCATTAATGAACAATTATGTGTAACCTACCTTTACAATTACATCATTGAAGGGTATTTCTCAAGAAAATCAAAATCATCATATAAATTTATTGTTTATTATTTAATGGATTAAATTTGAAAAAGTTATATAGACAACTCATTCAAAAATTTAGAAAATTTTATCTTATACCTTCAGTTAGCCCCATACCCctacatttaaatttttttgaccaaaatGCCCTCATATAAATAGAATATATTTtccatttcaatttttttttaccattttcgttGAAGAGATCCGgagtgaaattctagttatcagactttcgatgtcacacgggttgttatgacatccgattctgcgcagacaagaattatgcagaacttaaaagtaagtgcagtaaataacacaagtaattgtttacccagttctgtccaacatgacctacgtctgggggctaccaagccagggaggaaatccactattagtagtattaattcagaccttaaaccaactgtttaaccctatcacttaatacctagccaatgcaatttcaatcttacactaagatcagagttcttactcactccccctcaatcacctcagtgattacaacctttaattactattaaagacacttgtgaagtcacacttcaaacaactcttgattgtgcttaacagctttaatcaagatacacagcactcacgcttaaaagtttagagtgacacaacacttacaactcaatgaacaccctataccaatgttatcatctcagtgataatagcttggcttagaagatacgtctaatacaagacacacaaaaatacagcagtgaagtatgatgaacacactaaatcttcacgcctaaaatccccagttctgaatgaaggattgccatccttttatattgcagcacttgggctttgtacttgtattttcctgaaattaaggtcacgcgagttcccctaaattccacatctaggttactaacaaataggctatttgttaggttcattaattgtagcttggttgttggtttcctgaattttctcttagctgttgaatacctgaagaatagcctgagaaaaatgctgaaacagaaaaaactaaacaacctacaatatagcatacgttgtcaggaatgaatgtcacaacattcagtttgacatccaaatcaaggaccatatgctaagtctgtttttcctgaaaacagactgtacaatttgctgtactgtacagaATCAATCTGTCCAtgcttcagtatcagcgtacaataataaatgtcaaaacgtccaatttgacattcacacataaAGACTTACATCAAGtttgttatcctcttgataggcagactgataataaatactgagttatagtagaacaccacctgttctattcctcagtatctgctgtcagggacGAATGTCATAACAcccagtttgacattcaataaatcctgtattagctaatcctgcagtacactactcagaatgtcatgacatcagccaagaaatcagagtacaactagatattctaacatacaatgcagtcaaacaaacatccccatagcatgtcatgacatcagtgAAGACATTAGAATtcagctagtgttttaccatacaatgcagccaattaaacacctacaaactccccatttggcaaatttttggctaaaacactttggtctcacaacagagtccatagcagcggaaatctcacatctagcaggaaattaacctagctaatacactcagagtggcagcacactcacacacatggaagttaaataaaaacttcacaaaacagcacacatacagaagttaaataagaacttctaattgcagcacacacatagaagttaaataaaaacttctaaatgcagcacacacaaacacactcacactcattagaagtggaacatcagctgcagcacaatcttgaatatctgtcctgaatatctgtttagcaataagcaaaacaatctgttgtcctggggtatcacctgttgttactccccctttttgtcaaaaatgttgccaaagcaacactttaaattacagatcCACATAACATAAATAGAATTACAAAAAAAAGAtagaattacagacttggttttacttcacagtttcaaccaagtcaacacccacttgatcttgcttcacagctttgatcaagtagtcacacactcttgctttacagtaggtaccaccatatcagatgccatgactttgtgtctgacatccagaactactcctgcatgaacattgtccttgaactcctgcaggaGCATAGGCTGCCTCAAGGTAGGATATCTCCTTaacctcttgttgccacacttgttgcaagtgacataattatgatctgttgaccaatcagagcacacttccaattgtttaataggcagagatattaaacaatacatcccaaacatcattggttgctataagttctcagagatacatattcccagtttgccccttaagttttaaaactgagtagcatccagagcctttgtaaatatgtcagccagttggagttcagtggctacatgttccaaggtaatcactttgtcttccaccagatctctgatgaagtgatgtctaatgtcaatatgtttggtcctgctgtgttggatgggattcttggaaatgttgatggcactgagattatcacagaacaatgtcatgacattttgagagacattgtactcagtgagcatctgtttcatccaaaccagttgggaacaactgcttccagctgctatgtattcagcctctgcagtgcacagagatacacaattctgcttcttgctgaaccatgatatgagattgtttcccaagaagaaacatcctcctgatg includes:
- the LOC127075299 gene encoding probable BOI-related E3 ubiquitin-protein ligase 2, with amino-acid sequence MNTNSTDTNLINIYNYSENLIPMLTPSYNTLFLGDNRRQKIADMLSNSNSNVVSYPRDWTNNYHFAHHQNTDIDNLISQQMEKVRMVLEEKRKRETMMIVEAIEIEMMQKMKAKEQEIEKVKRMNTILEERVKTLIMENQIWQELAQNNEATANALRNNLEQILREMKNDTVAEEEDAESCCENEWRTVVLCAQDKEDGECGSSCCCEKKRWCKNCGERESCVLILPCRHLCLCTMCGVTLHTCPICQSFKTTTLNVNLC